A genomic window from Triticum urartu cultivar G1812 chromosome 7, Tu2.1, whole genome shotgun sequence includes:
- the LOC125519269 gene encoding uncharacterized protein LOC125519269 has translation MVMNSTLGQKQNRVQSRTQPPPRSSLPCAVPILCRRSTALVDVPGGDPVHPLSARLLLSWVPALPAQPLLLRLLLPASLLLVESWTRSASGAGGSGWSQVRAPSPSFPYTGIKQPAAWRCRPGSGGRWTRSWSWARRSSRSTTPASSSSSDVATLLSFLFPFPGLRVLMRKILLFAMGPGRWQALTCVRRCNSHTSTLPTHAIISGAKMIWCLQRSLLLHFLREKPSQALISNPYSAVVLWEQEEHACFLSTSRVHTARLTGLNSGFTWIYVNISVRGLVAMLQNHCRREYPDCTAAGRFLRLRTTGF, from the exons AACGCTGGGACAAAAACAAAACAGAGTCCAATCCCGCACGCAACCTCCTCCCCGTTCCTCTCTGCCCTGCGCCGTTCCCATCCTCTGTAGAAGGAGCACGGCTCTCGTCGATGTGCCTGGTGGGGATCCGGTGCATCCCCTCTCCGCTCGCCTCCTCCTCTCCTGGGTCCCTGCGTTGCCGGCTCAGCCGCTTCTCCTGCGTCTTCTCCTCCCCGCTTCTCTCCTCCTAGTCGAGTCCTGGACCAGATCGGCGTCCGGCGCAGGAGGCTCGGGGTGGTCGCAGGTTCGGGCGCCATCTCCTTCCTTCCCGTACACTGGGATCAAACAGCCCGCGGCCTGGCGGTGCCGGCCTGGATCCGGAGGCAGATGGACCAGATCCTGGAGCTGGGCACGAAGGAGCTCGAGGTCGACGACTCCggcttcgtcctcctcctctgaCGTCGCCACCTTGCTCAG TTTTCTGTTCCCATTTCCTGGATTGCGGGTCCTGATGCGCAAGATTCTTCTGTTTGCTATGGGTCCTGGACGATGGCAAGCATTGACGTGCGTACGCCGTTGCAACAGCCACACCTCAACCCTCCCGACGCACGCAATAATCAGCGGTGCCAAAATGATTTGGTGTTTGCAAAGGTCGCTTTTGTTGCATTTTCTACGTGAGAAACCATCTCAGGCT TTGATCTCCAACCCCTACTCTGCTGTGGTTCTGTGGGAGCAAGAAGAGCATGCATGCTTTCTCTCTACATCTAGGGTCCATACGGCCAGATTGACGGGCCTAAACTCTGG CTTCACTTGGATTTATGTGAATATAAGCGTAAGAGGTCTAGTGGCAATGCTACAAAATCACTGCAGGCGTGAGTATCCGGATTGCACTGCTGCTGGCCGTTTCTTGCGATTGCGTACAACAGGCTTCTGA